A single Amphiura filiformis chromosome 8, Afil_fr2py, whole genome shotgun sequence DNA region contains:
- the LOC140159158 gene encoding LOW QUALITY PROTEIN: uncharacterized protein (The sequence of the model RefSeq protein was modified relative to this genomic sequence to represent the inferred CDS: deleted 2 bases in 1 codon; substituted 1 base at 1 genomic stop codon), protein MYAKYAAAGARESPPKVANYPPLSPQQQGGQDNSPDQLDAELSRLKNMVRQMELMKEQRNNKYKSSAFQYLERLGAQEINSSMIAAAQTPASTASTKKTHPYHTMPPPHHSNPPKYNELLSPQKAPPNKYLNPLEHQQQVAYYQQHMQAQASQQRHHQQANQSRQHHTPSAAAHKKDVNPMHAMVAQGLPRIVDVRSLANGAAATVSENSVASLNRRRRSSEPLVVGDNRLVRVQTSSSPEGYTYEISDTRSADSCDSGVESLASPDAQISGHMYNRNAMVLAQQQQQLEAAKAQHAASIEAMKRQQHSINRQLNRNTAVAPNVRLERAGSPQKLSEIMEKDKVCPSIXGIDSLTCKCQACVKIQEKTEIEIREIYRERKIKKLGAGQTASKPPPFTTSALQNQQNDVIIIEPNEEKDSKEESRKRMASASSESIPDVKKLRLSATTGLNDDVVALDLSKKTVTSKSGHESAGKNPLGTKVQSNNDNIRKTDNFLRNRHGSLTVEQVIASCMRQAEERISNCEKALLHHHDHGKTTSFEQIITECIDQEEQGLNMKRDRQTTQNEQDNGNSAHPQSGQELANVHLQTVDLTKEQSKANEHVENLNRDQNFEKEGVVKGCRGSIDEQKKSKPSLERSNDDVSMLKQNQVFTSLKVMVEKLKVNSDMIVPAGDECVLPEEQTTLHRASSAPTLQQSFKGGDEIATRQRARSVGLSTTASNEASAKYPIPRKGKSYGTPESGDYQERPLSAPACETISESLSYKDSSLAAKQEHKSEPLYKPKPKRSPFIPKNLRDCWDEENETIENKRRQPEMQATVTNTGYIPKNLKDCWSSGDDFSSESKKAKELGSPKMQWKAQWAKEKKSTKKSEESLCERCGVANPQALGHVCWHESHPSALSAGTTDSVQNLVKADDVNETNKTISLETLFQPKHFQHMVNASVKPLPESDNKPDQQNTTSNPVEPIHYFPGQTSSLCLIKGKQHGKATIFHKQPQALEKKSADPSLKPATSKQSANKRANVIAEHDKSETKQFPRLAPSPTAAIESSNYESSEQIMTSHGDSCMMMQPAIQAPKNVLRVMPNVLIPISSPTMPSVDSSGGGDMVVSKPQAVLTSIVKSPTKSSLLEPVVKKLKLAVVGGEQEQVVCKEAQTQRITSVANTMVVQSDENPSKIKSAIVPPSSSSSTVFLSTAEESLESTMKQREQQPISAANQSKSVLSEKKSTDLLVTPTSVVQPMVQTSTTVSVAQTIAIQPKTQTLTSETEPVMSKLASRPVMVTMIDQCGRASPKSEPGISKEPSAGTCTERSTTQIVSQMPSIPPLTSALEESIVKPPPEPPVLQATIESCEKGMVKTTSCEQSIVQIPSCEQPVVPISSVQSVARTSTVPISQTSKGQTTLAWTSQESNIAHSSPKKTKVHESAPEAVVFVKPPGTQLQSEQCLNASLEVLNSKHSEGNVCVEKDQPPGPVQPVVDQPISLVSKSCSEQSLTKRTLESAQLPQSLPTLLPKMPSPVQTSPRKPPPPLVLISTNQPIIKSTATQHPLLPAQMKMQMTPPVMQLSTVHVVTPTSNMQPVLTMKPVDLSSSKDPLPPALPRLQLITDAGRKQQQQDLPSSAAEVGKPEAGLDVVLPMPLENVNRRAKSNTPHIHVPTATGYSRYQKDNNNMREIYRVEMFDDSQPLDLKVVPKKKQTVNACKVVYLQHSFPCVIRSEVPFVPPQMLQEAFFAAVDYGDFTYALQKCGIMHRYMTMQEQGAMSRACVTRTWNGSCKLVPLDEFDAKYEQITALLEHHGEEEPTTIEL, encoded by the exons ATGTATGCCAAATATGCTGCAGCAGGTGCCAGAGAAAGTCCCCCAAAAGTTGCCAATTATCCACCTTTGTCCCCTCAGCAACAAGGCGGTCAGGACAACTCACCAGATCAATTAGATGCTGAACTGTCACGCTTGAAAAACATGGTCCGACAAATGGAACTTATGAAAGAACAAAGAAATAATAAGTATAAAAGTAGTGCATTCCAGTATCTCGAGAGGCTTGGAGCGCAAGAAATAAACTCATCCATGATAGCTGCAGCTCAGACACCAGCTTCAACTGCTTCGACAAAAAAAACCCATCCTTATCATACTATGCCACCACCTCATCATAGCAACCCACCTAAATACAATGAACTATTAAGTCCACAGAAGGCTCCTCCAAACAAGTACTTGAATCCATTGGAACACCAGCAGCAGGTAGCTTACTATCAGCAACACATGCAAGCTCAAGCATCGCAACAAAGACATCATCAACAAGCTAACCAATCACGTCAACACCATACACCAAGTGCTGCTGCCCATAAGAAGGATGTCAACCCTATGCATGCAATGGTAGCTCAAGGCTTACCCAGGATTGTGGATGTTCGTAGTCTTGCTAACGGAGCCGCTGCAACCGTTAGTGAGAACTCGGTGGCTTCTCTGAATAGGAGACGACGAAGCAGTGAGCCTTTGGTTGTAGGAGACAATAGGCTTGTGAGAGTGCAGACTAGTAGTTCTCCTGAAGGCTACACATACGAGATCAGCGATACTCGCAGTGCAGATTCATGCGACAGTGGGGTGGAATCATTAGCATCACCAGACGCCCAAATCAGTGGTCATATGTATAACCGCAATGCTATGGTTCTAgcacagcagcaacaacaacttGAAGCAGCGAAAGCCCAACACGCCGCGTCGATTGAAGCCATGAAACGCCAGCAACATAGTATTAACCGTCAACTAAATCGTAACACTGCCGTTGCGCCAAATGTTAGGCTAGAAAGAGCGGGAAGCCCACAGAAACTCTCAGAAATCATGGAGAAAGATAAAGTATGTCCGAGTAT TTAAGGAATTGACTCCTTAACATGTAAATGCCAAGCTTGTGTAAAGATTCAGGAAAAGACGGAGATCGAGATCCGTGAAATTTACAGAGAACGGAAAATTAAGAAATTAGGGGCAGGTCAAACTGCATCAAAGCCACCACCCTTCACAACTAGTGCattgcaaaatcaacaaaatgatgTTATCATTATAGAGCCTAATGAAGAGAAAGATAGTAAAGAGGAATCGAGGAAGAGGATGGCATCGGCTTCAAGTGAATCAATACCAGATGTAAAGAAGCTTAGACTCTCAGCGACAACTGGACTGAATGATGATGTAGTTGCACTTGATTTAAGCAAGAAAACAGTAACTTCCAAATCAGGACATGAATCTGCCGGCAAAAATCCATTAGGTACGAAAGTCCAATCGAACAATGATAATATCAGAAAGACTGACAATTTTTTAAGAAATCGGCATGGAAGTTTAACTGTGGAGCAAGTTATAGCATCGTGCATGCGTCAGGCGGAAGAAAGAATTAGTAATTGCGAGAAAGCGCTCttgcatcatcatgatcatgggaaAACTACTTCTTTTGAACAAATCATTACAGAATGTATTGATCAAGAAGAACAGGGGTTGAACATGAAGAGGGATAGGCAGACTACGCAGAATGAACAGGACAATGGCAATTCAGCTCACCCACAAAGTGGTCAAGAGCTTGCCAATGTGCACTTGCAAACTGTAGACCTGACCAAAGAACAATCTAAAGcaaatgaacatgttgaaaacctGAATCGTGATCAAAACTTTGAGAAAGAAGGTGTGGTGAAAGGTTGTAGAGGTAGCATTGATGAGCAAAAGAAAAGTAAGCCAAGCTTGGAACGGTCAAATGATGATGTGTCAATGTTAAAGCAAAACCAAGTTTTTACGAGTCTCAAGGTCATGGTGGAAAAATTGAAAGTAAACAGCGATATGATTGTACCAGCCGGAGATGAGTGTGTACTACCAGAAGAGCAGACAACATTGCACAGGGCTTCATCTGCTCCTACTTTGCAGCAGAGCTTCAAAGGTGGTGATGAAATCGCAACAAGACAGAGAGCAAGAAGCGTTGGATTGTCCACTACAGCGTCAAATGAAGCATCAGCGAAGTACCCGATTCCTCGAAAAGGGAAATCTTATGGCACCCCAGAATCTGGAGATTATCAGGAAAGGCCATTGTCAGCTCCTGCCTGTGAGACAATATCAGAATCATTAAGTTATAAAGATTCATCACTTGCTGCTAAACAAGAGCATAAAAGCGAGCCTCTGTATAAACCAAAGCCGAAAAGGTCACCTTTTATACCCAAAAATCTTCGAGACTGTTGGGACGAGGAGAATGAAACCATTGAGAACAAAAGACGGCAACCAGAAATGCAAGCTACAGTTACAAATACTGGGTATATTCCAAAAAATCTTAAAGACTGTTGGAGCAGTGGCGATGATTTTTCAAGCGAAAGCAAGAAAGCTAAAGAATTGGGATCACCTAAGATGCAATGGAAAGCTCAGTGGGCTAAAGAAAAGAAATCAACCAAGAAATCAGAAGAATCTCTTTGCGAGAGGTGCGGTGTTGCAAACCCACAAGCTCTTGGTCATGTGTGTTGGCATGAATCACACCCATCTGCTTTATCAGCTGGTACAACTGACTCTGTACAGAATCTTGTGAAAGCAGACGATGTCAATGAAACCAACAAGACCATCAGTTTGGAGACTTTGTTCCAACCCAAGCATTTCCAGCACATGGTCAATGCATCTGTGAAGCCGCTACCAGAAAGTGACAATAAGCCAGATCAACAGAACACAACTTCCAACCCAGTCGAGCCTATTCATTATTTTCCAGGCCAGACTTCGTCTTTATGTCTGATCAAAGGAAAGCAGCATGGCAAAGCCACAATTTTTCACAAGCAGCCTCAGGCATTGGAGAAAAAGTCAGCAGATCCAAGTCTGAAACCTGCAACTTCAAAACAGAGTGCTAATAAGCGTGCAAATGTTATCGCAGAGCACGATAAGTCGGAAACAAAGCAGTTTCCACGGTTAGCACCGAGCCCAACTGCAGCCATAGAGAGTAGTAATTATGAGAGTTCAGAACAGATTATGACTAGTCATGGTGACTCTTGTATGATGATGCAACCCGCCATTCAAGCACCTAAAAATGTGCTCCGAGTAATGCCTAATGtgttaataccaatatcatcacCTACCATGCCATCTGTAGATTCATCTGGTGGAGGAGACATGGTAGTATCAAAACCACAAGCTGTGCTAACATCTATTGTGAAATCACCTACAAAGTCATCACTGTTAGAGCCAGTGGTAAAGAAACTGAAATTAGCAGTGGTTGGTGGTGAGCAAGAGCAAGTTGTATGCAAAGAAGCACAAACACAGCGTATTACTTCTGTGGCAAACACAATGGTTGTACAATCAGATGAGAACCCGTCCAAAATTAAGTCGGCAATCGTCCCACCATCGTCTAGCTCATCAACAGTGTTTTTATCTACGGCGGAAGAGTCACTAGAATCCACAATGAAGCAAAGGGAGCAgcaaccaatatcagcagcaaacCAAAGTAAATCAGTTTTGAGTGAGAAGAAATCTACTGATCTGCTTGTTACGCCAACATCGGTGGTCCAACCTATGGTGCAGACATCTACCACTGTATCAGTGGCACAGACCATTGCAATCCAACCAAAGACACAGACTTTAACATCAGAAACAGAACCAGTAATGTCCAAGTTAGCTAGTCGACCTGTGATGGTCACCATGATTGATCAATGTGGAAGAGCTTCTCCTAAATCTGAGCCTGGTATTTCTAAGGAACCATCAGCAGGGACCTGTACAGAACGGTCCACAACACAGATAGTATCACAAATGCCATCTATACCACCATTAACATCTGCTCTGGAAGAGTCCATTGTGAAGCCCCCACCTGAACCCCCTGTGCTTCAGGCAACTATTGAGAGTTGTGAAAAAGGTATGGTAAAAACAACATCATGTGAACAATCTATAGTCCAGATACCATCATGTGAACAGCCTGTAGTCCCGATATCATCAGTACAAAGTGTTGCTAGGACATCTACTGTGCCGATATCTCAGACGTCTAAAGGACAGACAACACTGGCTTGGACATCACAAGAATCTAATATTGCACATTCTTCACCAAAGAAAACAAAAGTACATGAAAGCGCACCTGAAGCAGTTGTTTTTGTAAAACCACCAGGTACTCAACTCCAATCAGAACAGTGTTTGAATGCATCACTGGAGGTCTTAAATTCTAAGCACTCCGAGGGAAATGTTTGTGTGGAGAAAGATCAACCACCTGGACCTGTTCAACCAGTGGTTGATCAACCTATTTCACTGGTATCCAAGTCATGCAGTGAACAATCACTAACCAAAAGAACTTTAGAGAGTGCACAATTACCTCAATCACTACCAACACTGTTACCAAAGATGCCTTCACCAGTACAAACATCACCAAGGAAACCTCCTCCTCCTCTGGTATTGATATCAACTAATCAACCTATCATCAAGAGCACAGCAACTCAACATCCTCTCTTACCAGCTCAGATGAAGATGCAAATGACACCACCCGTTATGCAGCTTTCAACAGTTCACGTTGTAACTCCAACATCAAATATGCAACCTGTTTTAACAATGAAGCCTGTGGATCTCTCCTCTTCTAAAGATCCACTGCCTCCCGCGCTGCCTCGGCTCCAGCTGATAACAGACGCTGGCAGGAAGCAGCAGCAACAAGATCTTCCATCATCAGCAGCTGAGGTTGGGAAACCTGAAGCTGGTCTGGATGTTGTTCTTCCAATGCCCCTTGAGAATGTCAATAGAAGAGCGAAGAGCAACACACCGCACATTCACGTTCCCACTGCTACTGGGTATAGTCGCTACCAGAAGGATAATAATAACATGAGGGAAATTTATCGCGTAGAAATGTTTGACGATTCACAGCCTTTGGATCTGAAGGTTGTACCCAAGAAGAAACAGACTGTTAATGCGTGTAAAGTTGTCTATCTGCAGCATAGTTTTCCGTGTGTTATTAGATCGGAGGTGCCATTTGTACCACCGCAGATGCTTCAAGAAGCATTCTTTGCCGCGGTAGATTACGGCGATTTTACCTACGCTCTTCAGAAATGCGGGATTATGCATCGTTATATGACAATGCAAGAACAAGGTGCCATGTCAAGAGCTTGTGTAACAAGGACATGGAATGGAAGCTGTAAGCTTGTACCGCTGGATGAATTTGATgctaaatatgaacaaattacagCCCTCTTAGAACATCATGGAGAGGAAGAACCAACAACTATTGAATTGTAA